A portion of the Caldivirga sp. genome contains these proteins:
- a CDS encoding UvrD-helicase domain-containing protein, producing MPKAVHPASISGSMTLLERLTFDVIQTNTQYVNSFLNLARNAYNILIIGAPGVGKTERGINEAARRGKGVAIAFNRSVAEENNSRGLESYTLDSLITKALGIDSLLRAYPRGSLKNLEWVETRNVEYAVERIRSFASHVFGIPYSLDPYSEAPGNLLFHYLDVSVNKAGIEGARWLVSHLVGLKLNDAALALCLYSAMLGVQPPICRYDLIYNGQSINALDFTFARAKVADGEGEGFFNGYEALFIDEFQDYSPVMLASVARLFKHVDVLIIAFDDDQCVYRRLHYAMCGEVALRLINMVKNKEIDGKVIHLKRSHRVPDNIAQVAQRALIRWSRGVRVPKAWCGTPIKGNIAVINPGEMLELVRRLADEGKRVFIIAPSNEVVVSIALSVMTHTGYRVNFLKDLPTSVRRVIEAAQALVEGTVPLGDLVNEYGDQLIKLAVDLVEALSRRVKDSLLVQTQTEVRERVKQILGEFKSKSIGIGQITIDTPYTMKGLEADAVFIINATTRRKIAFDAVHGDVRPLYVALTRTRGDLYIVRFNTGYQWFPLDEFCRVAGIRCMRHDG from the coding sequence GTGCCTAAGGCGGTTCATCCTGCCTCAATAAGTGGATCAATGACTCTCCTTGAGCGGCTTACATTTGACGTTATTCAAACCAATACACAGTATGTGAACTCATTCTTAAACCTCGCCCGTAATGCCTACAATATCCTGATAATTGGAGCACCAGGCGTTGGTAAAACTGAGAGGGGCATTAATGAGGCAGCGAGACGTGGTAAAGGCGTGGCTATTGCATTTAATAGAAGTGTTGCCGAGGAAAATAATAGTAGGGGGCTTGAGTCATATACGCTTGACTCACTAATAACCAAGGCATTGGGTATTGATTCGCTACTAAGAGCCTACCCAAGGGGAAGTTTGAAAAACCTTGAATGGGTTGAAACGAGGAATGTTGAGTACGCGGTTGAGAGAATAAGGAGCTTTGCATCGCATGTATTCGGCATACCCTATAGCCTTGACCCATACAGCGAGGCGCCTGGTAATTTACTATTTCATTATTTGGATGTTTCAGTCAATAAGGCTGGCATTGAAGGTGCTAGGTGGTTAGTTAGTCATTTAGTCGGCTTGAAGTTGAATGATGCGGCTTTGGCATTGTGCCTATATTCAGCAATGCTTGGTGTTCAACCACCAATATGTAGGTATGACCTCATTTACAATGGCCAATCTATAAACGCCTTAGACTTCACCTTCGCTAGGGCTAAGGTGGCTGATGGTGAGGGTGAAGGCTTCTTTAACGGTTATGAGGCATTATTCATTGATGAATTCCAGGACTATTCGCCAGTCATGCTAGCCTCCGTAGCTAGGCTATTTAAGCATGTTGACGTGCTCATAATAGCCTTCGATGATGACCAATGCGTATATAGAAGGTTACATTACGCTATGTGTGGTGAGGTCGCATTAAGGCTGATTAATATGGTTAAAAATAAGGAGATTGATGGTAAGGTAATTCACCTAAAGAGGTCACACAGGGTTCCAGACAACATTGCGCAGGTTGCTCAAAGGGCATTAATTAGATGGAGTAGGGGCGTGAGGGTTCCTAAGGCTTGGTGTGGGACGCCGATCAAGGGCAATATTGCAGTGATTAATCCTGGCGAAATGTTAGAGCTTGTTAGGAGGCTTGCTGATGAGGGTAAGAGGGTCTTCATAATTGCCCCATCAAATGAGGTTGTGGTCAGCATAGCCCTTTCAGTAATGACCCACACAGGCTACAGGGTCAACTTCCTTAAGGACCTACCAACAAGCGTTAGGAGGGTTATTGAAGCGGCACAAGCACTGGTTGAGGGTACAGTTCCTCTTGGGGATCTTGTAAACGAGTACGGTGATCAATTAATTAAGTTAGCTGTGGACTTGGTTGAAGCGTTGAGTAGGAGGGTTAAGGATTCGTTACTGGTTCAAACGCAGACTGAGGTTAGGGAGAGGGTTAAGCAGATATTGGGTGAATTTAAGTCGAAATCGATAGGCATTGGCCAAATAACAATTGATACACCCTACACCATGAAGGGTCTTGAGGCTGATGCAGTCTTCATAATTAATGCAACCACAAGAAGGAAGATCGCCTTCGACGCTGTTCATGGTGACGTTAGGCCACTCTACGTTGCCTTAACTAGGACTAGGGGTGACTTGTACATTGTTAGGTTCAATACTGGCTACCAATGGTTTCCACTGGATGAGTTCTGTAGGGTGGCTGGCATCAGGTGCATGAGGCATGATGGTTAA